The following coding sequences lie in one Apium graveolens cultivar Ventura chromosome 3, ASM990537v1, whole genome shotgun sequence genomic window:
- the LOC141715108 gene encoding uncharacterized protein LOC141715108, with translation MVCCLREGFPLSVAVFRKVFQCYNSSSNICGWVYVKQRPKSKHIFNSASIPDNNQNWRNSFVGLRWENGDWGTLFRSSFGKVSDGSLKSIHLTPEETIIYNGLTQDDGSTTSWTLLEEFSLIHVGLSSVSQQAAKEINEDNVPLVEETARMKKARLAGLDTRGKATEPIFLKKHKEPIGEASTEGAGGHGTPITAAAPTAAATGAFQPLWGFRRGDTVVGSTKHAWDWSYHSVTPKDFTDVVATPDLERIKLMGAQSLASSNAYFQGAVRQAESWKRASDKADNALRRQQKKYATLEKKLKRKEEELGESNAELVVLRAEKDKAIDNYLDSEEFAQSMRIRDDSVFPGFFRTGWDTALGTVNEACPDINPADYICPDDEALLQRFRTRVVVSDHVPQDPLLPPPESSSRPAEDDSSSSSSETTETSSESGEDDDMDAEGTSAP, from the exons atggtctgctgtcttagggagggctttcctctttctgtagctgtttttaggaaagtctttcagtgttacaatagttcttccaatatctgcggctgggtctatgtcaagcaaaggcccaaaagcaaacatatctttaacagtgcctctattcctgataataatcaaaattggaggaatagtttcgtcgggttacgttgggagaatggtgactggggcacactttttcgatcttcttttgggaaggtcagtgatggtagcctcaaatccattcacttaactcctgaagaaactattatttataatgggcttactcaggatgatggctcgaccaccagctggactctcttagaggagttttccctgattcatgtgggactatcctctgtttctcaacagg ctgctaaggagattaacgaggacaatgttcctttggttgaggaaacagctaggatgaagaaagctcggctcgcaggcctagacacccggggaaaggccacggagcctatctttttgaagaagcacaaagagcctataggggaggcctcaactgaaggagctggaggccatggtactcctatcactgctgctgcccctactgctgctgccacaggcgcctttcagcctctctggggattccgccgaggggacaccgtagttggttccacgaaacatgcttgggattggtcttaccatagcgtgacccccaaggattttactgatgtggtggccacccctgatcttgagaggatcaagctcatgggagctcagtctctggcttcg tctaacgcctattttcaaggcgctgtgaggcaagccgaatcatggaagcgggcttctgataaggccgataatgccctcaggaggcaacagaagaagtacgctaccctggagaagaagctcaagcgcaaggaggaagaactcggagagtctaacgccgagctggtggtacttcgggcggagaaggataaagctatagacaactatctggactcggaggagtttgcccaatccatgaggattagggatgattcagtctttcctgggttttttaggactggttgggacacggcccttgggaccgtgaacgaggcttgtcctgatattaacccggcggactatatctgccctgatgacgaggctttgctacagaggtttcgtacccgagtagttgtctcggaccatgttcctcaggatccactccttcctcctcccgagtcttcttccagacctgctgaggacgacagctcttcctcctcctccgagacgacagagacatccagcgagagtggagaggacgatgatatggatgccgagggtacttcagctccttag